In the genome of Curtobacterium sp. MCLR17_036, the window CCCTGGCGACCATCCAGAGCGACGGACCCCTGCGCCCCGGCGACCTGTCGCGGATCGAGGTGGTCACGAAGCCGACGATGACGCGCATCCTGACCGAGCTCGAGCAGCGCGGGTTCATCGAGCGCGAGGCCGACCCGACGGACGGCCGGGCCTTCATGGTGAGCGCGACCCCCGAGGGCATCGCGGCGGTCGAACGCGCACGCTCCGACCGCACCGGCATCGTCGCCGAGCTCATCGCCGAGCTCGACGAATCGGACGTCTCGGCCATCGCCGGAGCGCTCGACGCCCTCGAGCGCGTTGCCCAGGGCGACGGCGTCCAGGAACCTCACACGTCCTGATCCCGGATCGGCCGTTACCGAACCGTTACCGAAGGGTGGACGGACGGTTCTGCCAGCGTCCCTGGACGCGCTGTCCAGCCCGACGCGTCATGGTGTCGGCTCCGCCCACCGGCGGCCTCCCCCACGGCCGCCCGGGCGGACGGACGGGCCCCACACCACCGTCCGGTCCTCCCCGGCTGGCGGACCTCCCCACGACGACCGTGCCGAGCGCGGCGTCGACGTGTGCCCCCGCAGGGTGCGCGAGGAGTCCGCCGACGAGCCGCCCGACCACCGGAACCGATGCCAGGACACACCCCCGAACCCACCCCGACCACCGCCTCGACCCGACGCGAGGCACTGGACACCCCCACCCGACGGGCTCGCCGGGCACTCCGCCGCCGCGCGACCATCGTCGCCGGTGGTGCCGCGGTCCTCGCGATCGCCGGCGGCGCCCTCACCG includes:
- a CDS encoding MarR family transcriptional regulator, which produces MSPRSTDRTAVAARLAQAVGKINRRARSDSASLGYGLVSALATIQSDGPLRPGDLSRIEVVTKPTMTRILTELEQRGFIEREADPTDGRAFMVSATPEGIAAVERARSDRTGIVAELIAELDESDVSAIAGALDALERVAQGDGVQEPHTS